Proteins from one Hydrogenivirga caldilitoris genomic window:
- a CDS encoding complex I subunit 4 family protein produces the protein MEHVLSLVIFLPLITAAVVAVVRNEVFAKFASVAVSGIVFLLSLVLFLSFDFSREGFQFVTKLSWIPSLGISYHLGLDGMAVSLLVMTTLLFLAAFIWSWKIEDRPVLYTALFLLLETACLGVFSALDFFLFYIFWEGMLIPMYFIIGFWGHDRKVYAANKFFIYTFFGSLFLLLGLASVIVYGYFATGQITFDYIEHAKMGYPLWIQLAAFLLFGIGFAVKIPMFPVHTWLPDAHVEAPTAGSVILAGVLLKMGTFGFVRYSLPLFPDASKYYIPLIFTLSVIAIIYAAMMAIAQTHIKRLIAYSSISHMGIVTLGTFALDKDALNGAVYMMIAHGLSSGALFFAAGFIYDRIHSYNMDDLGGLARYLPNFAVLFMISGLAGIGLPGLAGFIAEFLVLLGTFKAHPVWAVIAGTGMILGAAYFLYMYKRVMLEEETITDHRREKWSQLRDVEAHHFIPFALILFVAFVMGLYPAPFVRIVDHTVKLVFGG, from the coding sequence ATGGAGCATGTCCTTAGTCTTGTTATATTCCTCCCGCTTATAACTGCGGCGGTTGTAGCTGTAGTCAGGAATGAGGTCTTCGCAAAATTTGCCTCTGTTGCCGTGTCTGGAATAGTTTTCTTACTTTCCCTCGTTCTCTTTCTGAGCTTTGACTTTTCAAGGGAGGGTTTCCAGTTCGTCACAAAGCTGAGCTGGATACCGAGCCTCGGCATATCCTACCATCTTGGACTTGATGGCATGGCTGTCTCCCTTTTGGTTATGACAACCTTGTTGTTTCTTGCGGCATTCATCTGGTCTTGGAAGATAGAGGATAGACCCGTCCTTTACACAGCCCTTTTTCTCCTTCTGGAAACTGCCTGTCTTGGTGTTTTCTCTGCTCTTGACTTCTTTCTCTTTTACATATTCTGGGAGGGGATGCTCATCCCGATGTACTTCATAATAGGCTTCTGGGGGCACGATAGGAAAGTATACGCTGCTAACAAGTTCTTTATATATACCTTCTTTGGTAGTCTCTTCCTGTTGTTGGGTCTCGCAAGCGTGATAGTTTACGGGTACTTTGCCACAGGACAGATCACCTTTGACTACATTGAGCATGCTAAGATGGGTTACCCTCTTTGGATTCAGCTTGCAGCCTTCCTGCTGTTCGGTATAGGATTTGCCGTTAAAATTCCCATGTTCCCAGTTCATACTTGGCTTCCTGATGCCCACGTTGAAGCACCAACCGCGGGGTCAGTTATACTTGCTGGCGTTCTCTTGAAAATGGGGACCTTCGGTTTTGTTAGGTACTCTCTGCCCCTCTTTCCAGACGCTTCAAAGTATTACATACCTCTCATATTTACCCTCAGTGTGATAGCCATAATTTACGCCGCGATGATGGCGATAGCTCAGACCCATATAAAGAGACTTATAGCTTACTCTTCCATATCTCATATGGGAATAGTTACACTGGGAACTTTCGCTCTGGATAAGGATGCTCTCAACGGTGCCGTTTACATGATGATAGCCCATGGTCTCTCCTCCGGAGCACTTTTCTTTGCTGCAGGTTTTATCTATGACAGGATACACTCTTACAACATGGATGACTTGGGAGGACTTGCCAGGTACCTACCTAACTTTGCTGTACTCTTTATGATATCTGGTCTTGCAGGCATAGGGCTTCCCGGTCTTGCAGGCTTTATAGCGGAGTTCCTCGTCCTCTTGGGTACCTTCAAGGCTCACCCAGTATGGGCGGTTATAGCTGGAACCGGTATGATACTGGGAGCAGCGTACTTCCTGTACATGTATAAGAGGGTTATGCTGGAGGAAGAGACCATAACTGACCATAGAAGGGAGAAGTGGTCCCAGCTCAGAGATGTGGAAGCACACCATTTTATACCCTTTGCCCTTATACTCTTTGTAGCTTTCGTTATGGGACTGTATCCGGCTCCCTTTGTTAGGATAGTTGACCATACCGTAAAGCTAGTGTTTGGAGGTTAA
- the nuoL gene encoding NADH-quinone oxidoreductase subunit L produces the protein MEGLMVLAFPLLAFLVTGLLGRQLGDRASGVITVLGGAFSFVFSLYMVYRALHSPVQIKLYEFLPLEGYTLSVGFYFDALSSITAAVVTLVATLIFVYSIGYMEDEFGKWVYKFYAYLSLFLFAMLLIVLSDNLLGIFFGWEGVGLASYLLIGYYHQQRKATNAALEAFVMNRIGDWLFIFGIIATFLVFKSLDIVEIFGKVDTADKALIGIATLLLFGGAVGKSGQLPLHTWLPNAMAGPTPVSALLHAATMVAAGVYMVARLYPVFEAAPQTLKVVAVIGGLTALFAALAATSHTDMKKIIAFSTMSQLGYMFLALGVGDRGGAMFHLTTHAFFKALLFLAAGSVITAFHHKLYDIYNFGGLKKYMPVTYASFVIGAMALAGIFPLSGFWSKDRLIGSYYEASFVWGLVGTVVAFLTAYYIFREGFVVFHGEERFRGIDPHEPREVGAVMTVPMVVLGVMAVVAGFFEGWYMHAVGDEHKDIHLNVALVSLGVAILGIVLAYGVFVKRFLDPEKTYESLKALHTTFREQFFTEKLYHGIFALGYLSYSKVLYAVGERQLIDGLVNGTAAIVQSVGHGLKVLQNGKLNWYALGLGAGFAILVLLFVALIYGGGY, from the coding sequence ATGGAAGGTCTTATGGTTTTAGCTTTTCCTCTACTTGCCTTTTTGGTTACCGGGTTATTAGGGAGGCAGTTAGGGGACAGGGCGAGCGGGGTAATAACAGTTCTTGGCGGAGCCTTTTCCTTTGTGTTTTCCCTGTATATGGTTTATAGAGCCTTGCACTCACCGGTACAAATTAAACTTTACGAGTTTTTACCCCTTGAGGGTTACACCCTCTCGGTAGGTTTTTACTTTGACGCTCTTTCATCAATAACCGCTGCTGTGGTTACACTTGTAGCCACCCTTATATTTGTGTATTCAATAGGCTACATGGAGGACGAGTTTGGCAAGTGGGTGTACAAGTTTTACGCCTATCTGTCTCTTTTTCTCTTTGCCATGCTTCTTATAGTTTTATCGGACAATCTACTTGGTATATTTTTTGGCTGGGAAGGGGTAGGATTAGCTTCTTATCTTCTCATAGGGTACTACCACCAGCAGAGGAAGGCAACCAATGCGGCATTAGAAGCCTTTGTAATGAACAGGATAGGGGACTGGCTTTTCATATTTGGGATAATAGCCACCTTTTTGGTGTTCAAGAGTTTGGACATAGTGGAGATATTTGGGAAGGTTGACACAGCCGATAAGGCATTGATAGGTATAGCCACCCTGCTACTTTTTGGTGGAGCGGTTGGGAAATCGGGGCAACTACCCTTACACACATGGCTACCCAACGCCATGGCTGGTCCGACACCGGTTTCAGCTCTTTTGCATGCAGCCACCATGGTAGCGGCTGGGGTGTACATGGTAGCGAGGCTGTATCCGGTGTTTGAGGCAGCGCCACAGACTCTCAAGGTAGTGGCGGTGATAGGGGGTTTAACAGCACTCTTTGCGGCACTTGCCGCCACCTCTCACACGGACATGAAGAAGATAATAGCCTTTTCCACCATGTCACAGCTTGGGTACATGTTTCTTGCTCTTGGGGTAGGTGACAGAGGTGGTGCAATGTTTCATCTGACGACCCACGCCTTTTTCAAGGCACTTTTGTTTTTAGCTGCGGGGTCAGTGATAACAGCCTTTCACCACAAGCTATATGACATATACAACTTTGGGGGTTTGAAGAAGTACATGCCGGTGACATATGCGAGTTTTGTGATAGGGGCGATGGCACTTGCGGGTATATTTCCCCTATCAGGGTTTTGGAGTAAGGACAGGCTGATAGGCAGTTACTATGAGGCGAGCTTTGTGTGGGGTTTAGTTGGGACAGTGGTAGCGTTTTTGACAGCGTACTACATATTTAGGGAAGGGTTTGTGGTATTTCACGGGGAGGAGAGGTTTAGGGGGATAGACCCTCATGAGCCGAGGGAAGTGGGTGCTGTTATGACGGTGCCTATGGTTGTGTTAGGGGTTATGGCGGTTGTGGCTGGATTTTTTGAGGGCTGGTATATGCACGCTGTTGGAGATGAACATAAAGATATTCACCTTAATGTGGCGCTTGTTTCTCTGGGTGTTGCTATCCTCGGAATAGTCCTGGCATACGGTGTGTTTGTTAAGAGGTTCCTTGACCCTGAAAAGACCTATGAATCGCTTAAAGCTCTTCATACCACCTTCAGGGAGCAGTTCTTTACTGAGAAGCTCTATCATGGTATATTTGCTCTCGGTTATTTGAGCTATTCAAAGGTTCTTTACGCTGTTGGGGAGAGGCAGCTAATAGACGGGCTTGTAAACGGTACAGCTGCGATTGTTCAGTCTGTGGGGCATGGGCTTAAGGTTCTCCAGAATGGAAAACTTAATTGGTACGCCCTTGGTCTTGGTGCAGGATTTGCTATACTTGTTCTGCTCTTTGTTGCACTAATATACGGAGGAGGATACTGA
- the nuoK gene encoding NADH-quinone oxidoreductase subunit NuoK: protein MKTIPVEAYFVVSMVLFGLGVIGLIARRNLVTVLMSLELALNAVNVAFVGADAHMGLVEGQIFALFVIALAAAEAAVGLGIIIAIFRYRYVESTDEITDMRG, encoded by the coding sequence ATGAAAACGATACCCGTTGAAGCTTACTTCGTGGTCAGTATGGTGCTCTTTGGTCTTGGGGTGATAGGGCTCATCGCCCGCAGAAACCTGGTGACCGTCCTTATGAGTTTGGAGCTTGCTCTGAACGCTGTCAACGTAGCCTTTGTGGGTGCAGATGCCCATATGGGTTTGGTTGAGGGGCAGATATTTGCCCTGTTCGTGATAGCTCTTGCCGCGGCTGAAGCGGCTGTTGGTTTGGGTATAATCATCGCCATATTCAGATACAGGTATGTGGAATCTACCGATGAGATTACGGACATGAGGGGGTAA
- a CDS encoding NADH-quinone oxidoreductase subunit J family protein, translated as MVRLIIFLIFSAWAVISGIGVITFTNPIYVILWLLSALIAVAGIFFTAGAELVGALQLLIYAVAIAVFYVFVLTAVPWEKAIKKGTHYRMEGVVSLPLVILLYVEMAIVFLLGITASPEGKFRAFIEKFGNTEVVGSILFTKYFFAFEVVSLVLLIGMIGAVLIGRKESQTYENDTR; from the coding sequence ATGGTAAGGTTGATAATATTCTTAATATTCTCAGCTTGGGCTGTAATCTCAGGTATAGGTGTTATAACCTTCACAAACCCAATATATGTTATACTCTGGCTTCTCTCAGCCCTTATAGCCGTTGCAGGTATATTCTTTACTGCAGGGGCTGAGCTTGTAGGTGCTCTTCAGCTCCTCATATACGCTGTTGCCATAGCAGTCTTTTATGTTTTTGTTCTAACGGCCGTTCCGTGGGAAAAAGCTATAAAGAAAGGCACCCATTACAGGATGGAGGGTGTTGTGTCTTTGCCCCTTGTGATACTTCTTTACGTTGAGATGGCTATAGTTTTTCTGCTGGGAATAACCGCTTCCCCAGAAGGGAAGTTCAGGGCTTTTATAGAGAAGTTTGGGAACACAGAGGTTGTGGGTTCAATCCTTTTTACCAAATACTTTTTTGCCTTTGAGGTGGTTTCGCTTGTTCTGCTTATCGGCATGATAGGAGCGGTACTGATAGGAAGAAAGGAGAGTCAGACCTATGAAAACGATACCCGTTGA
- a CDS encoding NuoI/complex I 23 kDa subunit family protein gives MIKRMAAKPLTWLERVLFIDFIKGLSVTIRHAFSKTITTHYPYEKLTPPKRFRGFFAHKVVDGNEPQPAYDEWVERFSIEVIPGRSRCVVCLLCKRACPVPQLFEIEGKKLENGKRVVSVFNMNLMLCTFCGFCVDACPVDCLYQTDIHETASYTRKDSILDLELLEKIGRDWQARREGEPDRIWIDDSQRERLWHENKVKLPKLEFRGRHEW, from the coding sequence ATGATTAAGCGTATGGCTGCAAAGCCTCTTACTTGGCTGGAGAGAGTGCTGTTCATAGATTTTATAAAGGGTTTGTCCGTTACTATAAGGCACGCCTTCAGCAAAACCATAACAACCCATTACCCTTACGAGAAGCTTACTCCTCCAAAGAGGTTCAGGGGCTTCTTTGCCCATAAGGTTGTTGATGGTAATGAACCCCAGCCTGCCTATGACGAGTGGGTAGAGAGGTTCAGTATAGAGGTTATCCCAGGAAGGAGCAGATGTGTGGTGTGCTTGCTTTGTAAGCGTGCATGTCCTGTGCCTCAGTTGTTTGAGATAGAGGGCAAAAAACTTGAGAACGGAAAGAGGGTTGTAAGCGTATTCAATATGAACCTTATGTTATGCACCTTCTGTGGCTTCTGCGTTGATGCATGTCCCGTTGACTGCCTGTATCAGACAGACATACATGAAACGGCAAGTTATACCAGGAAGGACTCTATCCTTGACCTTGAACTTCTTGAGAAGATAGGCAGGGACTGGCAGGCAAGAAGGGAAGGTGAACCGGACAGGATATGGATAGATGACTCCCAAAGGGAGAGACTCTGGCATGAGAACAAGGTGAAGTTGCCAAAACTGGAGTTCAGGGGGAGGCATGAATGGTAA